From a single Piliocolobus tephrosceles isolate RC106 chromosome 21, ASM277652v3, whole genome shotgun sequence genomic region:
- the CLEC11A gene encoding C-type lectin domain family 11 member A — protein sequence MQAAWLLGAFVVPQLLGFGHGARGAEREWEGGWGGAQEEEREREALMLKHLQEALGLPAGRGDENPAGTVEGKEDWEMEEDQGEEEEEEATPTPSSGPSPSPTPEDIVTYILGRLAGLDAGLHQLHVRLHALDTRVVELTQGLRQLRNAAGDTRDAVQALQEAQGRAEREHGRLEGCLKGLRLGHKCFLLSRDFETQAAAQARCTARGGSLAQPADRQQMEALTRYLRAALAPYNWPVWLGVHDRRAEGLYLFENGQRVSFFAWHRAPRPELGAQPSAAPHPLSPDQPNGGTLENCVAQASDDGSWWDHDCQRRLYYVCEFPF from the exons ATGCAGGCAGCCTGGCTTTTGGGGGCTTTCGTGGTCCCCCAGCTCTTGGGCTTTGGCCATGGGGCTCGGGGAGCTgagagggagtgggagggaggctggggaggtgCCCAGGAGGAGGAGCGGGAGAGGGAGGCCCTGATGCTGAAG CATCTGCAGGAAGCCCTGGGACTGCCTGCTGGGAGGGGGGATGAGAATCCTGCCGGAACTGTTGAGGGCAAAGAGGactgggagatggaggaggaccagggggaggaagaggaggaggaagcaacGCCAACCCCATCCTCCGGCCCCAGCCCCTCGCCCACCCCCGAGGACATCGTCACTTACATCC TGGGACGCCTGGCCGGCCTGGACGCAGGCCTGCACCAGTTGCACGTCCGTCTGCATGCGTTGGACACCCGCGTGGTCGAGCTGACCCAGGGGCTGCGGCAGCTGCGGAACGCGGCGGGCGACACCCGCGATGCCGTGCAAGCCCTGCAGGAGGCGCAAGGTCGCGCCGAGCGCGAGCACGGCCGCTTGGAGG GCTGCCTGAAGGGGCTGCGCCTGGGCCACAAGTGCTTCCTGCTCTCGCGCGACTTCGAAACTCAGGCGGCGGCGCAGGCGCGGTGCACGGCGCGGGGCGGGAGCCTGGCGCAGCCGGCTGATCGCCAGCAGATGGAGGCGCTCACACGCTACCTGCGCGCTGCGCTCGCTCCCTACAACTGGCCGGTGTGGCTGGGCGTGCACGATCGGCGCGCCGAGGGCCTCTACCTCTTCGAAAACGGCCAGCGGGTGTCCTTCTTCGCCTGGCATCGCGCACCCCGCCCCGAGCTCGGCGCCCAGCCCAGCGCCGCGCCGCACCCGCTCAGCCCGGACCAGCCCAACGGCGGCACGCTGGAGAACTGCGTGGCGCAGGCCTCTGACGACGGCTCCTGGTGGGACCACGACTGCCAGCGGCGCCTCTACTACGTCTGCGAGTTCCCCTTCTAG